One Solanum pennellii chromosome 9, SPENNV200 DNA segment encodes these proteins:
- the LOC114074039 gene encoding uncharacterized protein LOC114074039: protein MKGMMKFGKNGKLSLGYVGPYEILNRLGSVAYELKLPNEVSVIHPIFHVSMLKKCIGDLVLILPLEGLGVKQDLSDEEVPVEILDGQVEKLRNKEVASVKVLWRNHLVEGATWEAETEMKTRYPNLFPPPTARQS, encoded by the coding sequence atgaaagggatGATGAAGTTTGGAAAGAATGGGAAACTTAGTCTCGGGTATGTGGGGCCGTATGAAATTTTGAACAGACTCGGAAGTgtggcatatgagttgaaattgcCCAATGAGGTTTCCGTGATTCACCCGATATTCCATGTATCTATGCTCAAGAAGTGTATAGGTGATCTGGTGTTGATTCTCCCTCTAGAAGGTTTAGGGGTAAAGCAGGATCTTTCTGATGAAGAGGTCCCGGTTGAGATCTTAGACGGCCAAGTTGAgaaattgaggaacaaggaggttgcctcaGTAAAAGTTctttggaggaaccaccttgttgagggtgcaacatgggaggctgagacCGAAATGAAGACCCGCTATCCTAATCTTTTCCCCCCCCCTACTGCTAGACAAAGTTAA